The genomic segment aaaattattgcgTGAACAAGACACACCATGACTTTTATACCTATCACTCTCATTACCAGAAaattaggaaataaaaaaaatattgatggaaaaTATTCAATCAGTAATTGTTGATGGAAAAAAGcaacaatatattttcatgataatttccaataaaaacaacaaaaaaatcaataaaaaaatgtcaacaatttcattaataaattgaCACATCAATAATGCTGACTAAAATTCCATTGAAAAATCTAAATGATTTAACCTTCTCTTTCAAAACAACAGCCGCTCTCTTCCAATTAATTAGCAAATCTAACCACATCATTCACAAATCCAGCCACTCAACTTGGCGGCATCAATCTATAAATGTCAGTAGTGTTAGCTTTCCTCTCTTGGTTCTATTTTTTGTGAGCCTTCACTACACCAAGTAAACAAAcctatcatatttttaactcatttatattttaggttattttgttaagatttttttgtGGTATTTGTAATTGACTTGTATATTCAAgtgttttatagcttttttctagataattttattgatttatatgtTAGGTTTTGTTTGGGATTTGGGGCGAAATGGTTTTGTTTGGGATTTGGGGcgaaattgaatttgattttgtaacttagTTGTGTTATAATTGAAGAGATTATGAGTATTTAATTAATggatatcaattatattttgtcaattttattattaagttgaGAATTTAgagaaaactaatttttatagaattgatactaatgagaaataaataacTCGTAGTTGCCTTTAGTCAATTCTAACTCATATATTATTATAGTATATTACATAATATAGGCTTGTACATATTTAGGAaaggtttattatttttttattgtaatccCTACATTAACTATTGTACGTCGTCCACCatgtataaatagaaaaggttggTTAACTAATAGGTTAAGTTTCCTATTATTCTTAACTTGGTATCAAATCCCTTACACTTTAAAACTCTCTTTCCTTCTCTCAATGGACTCTTCTTTTTAGCCACCAATGCATacttcttcttctccctctgcTTTGGTTCCCTTGTTGCTGCCATGAATCTTCAGActatttcttctccttctttctgCACTTTCTCCTGCTGATGTTGTGCATTCTTCCCCTGCTGCTACCATGAATCTTGCCACTATAGATGCATCAATTGTTTCCCTATCCAATACTCATCAAGTTATTTCTTTGAAACTTACAAAcataaattatctttattggtAAATGCAGATGAAACCATATATCCTTGGACAAGGTGTTTTCCACTTTGTTGATGGCTCTTTATCATGTCCTCCTCCTCGTGTGGTTGTTGTTGATAGTGTTTCTTTTCAGATTAATAACTCTTTTTGGAAACAACAAGACCAACTTATTCTGAGTGCactactttcttcttttttaatggaTGTACTACATTGTTGTCGATTGCCAAACCTTGCATTGTGTTTGGCGTACTCTTAAGCAGGCCCTCTTTTCTACGTTTAATTCTCATAATATGCAACTTCATGGTTCTTTTCAAGATCTTTAATAGGTGATGATTCGATCACTATATTTATGCGAAAAGCAAAGGcattatttgatgaattaattgttGTTGGCCAACCAATTTCACTAAAGGACTTCAATTTGTATGTGTTTCATGATTTTCGGGGTGAGTTCAAAGACTTGATAACAAGCTTCGTGACTAAGGCAGAACCTTTTTCAATGTAGATCTTCATGGTCATCTCTTAACTCATGAGTTTCTTCACAAGACCTCCCTTTAATCCATGGGTTTTGTCGTCGTTACTCCTTTACTGTCCACACCAattcccccccccctccccctcaACTCATGTTAACCAACGTTATACTTCTAGTTTGTATAACAACAATTACAATTTCAATCGTGGTAAAAGATGCTTTCGTAGAGGTTGGTGTAACAATTTTAACAACAGTAATAGCCCTTATAACAGATCtgatttttgaagttttaatagGTCTTCAAACAATGATTGGAGACAGGAAAATTAGCAACAAAACCAAAGGAATCATAGCTCTTCATAGTGGTCTAATGTCAGGTACCAATTGTGCCAAACCTTAGGTCACTCAGTCCCTCAATGTGCTCAGCTTCAAAGCCATGGACAATAGCCTAGTGTCAATCTTGCATTCAACAATATTTCCTACACTgatgaatatttttcttgaatgctGATGGAATATTTCgtctgtgttttttaattttctagtggTATCCTAGTTATAATATCCAACCCGACCTATTGGGTCAACCTAGTGATCTACTGATTCAGAGCGATGATAATGgaaaagttcaatttttttaactaaaatgactttgttttttggcttttttaagaaaaaattaatcgaAGTTTAGTTGGATCCATTGACTCACGAGCTGGCCCTCGAGTCAGGTATTGTAATTATGCTACCACTTTGTGAATGTGAGCTCATCCTTAATAATttctccatttctttctttgctttttgtAGAATAATAATTTCTCTATTTCAAGTGTGTAAAATTGGTTCAAATCTGAAATGTGTATGCTTTACCGTTcctaaaatatcatatatatatatatatatatgtgtgtgtgtgtgtgtgtgtgtgtgtgtgtgtgtgtggagaaattattgatatatttggagacaaaaaaaatattataatataactctttaattattattattattttcttattggaCAAGGATAAATAGAAGAGATTAATCTTACTAATCTTAACAAAGTTACCTATTAAACCAACCTCTACACATCTTATTCCAAtgttaaatcaaatattaaattcaaagtTCTAAGACGAGTCAGAGCAAAACTTGTTCTGTTGTTCATGAACCTGAGCATATCCTGGTACTTCTATATTGGCTTGACCAGATGCTGAAGGTTGGCTGCTTCCAGTAGTTTTCTTGCTTGGCAACTTCTCAGTGACAACAAAATTTTGCGCCAATCCCATTAACTGTAATTTCTGAATGTTTCCTGTTGAAGTTTTTGGCAACTCAGCCATGAATTCCACCCTCATGGGAACCATAAAATGGAGAAGAGTTTTCCTTCAGTGAGCGATAATCTCAGATTCGTTAACATCATTTGTTTCgccattgaaattctttttCACTGAGTTGAATGCACAAGGACTTTCACCCCGTATAggacttcaaaattaattccatcTTAGATTTACCTTAGCGCTCATAATCACCAAACTTGTCAATGTCTCAGGcatattttctaacattagcgtATAAACCTCCAACAAAGAACGACTACGAGCACTTCTTTTACCAGGTTTTCCTCGGTTCGTTTCAAGAGACAATGAAGCACCGTTTGTTAACAATCCAATCTCCAATGTCATCAACAAAGAACCTGCATAACTGTTAACATCAGAATACACCATCATTGTCTTCAATCTGTAGGTATGATCATTAGAAGTTAGCTGAGGCAGACCTTAACTCCAAGAGATTTAAGGTTTGTAAAACCTTCATAAGATATTGGAATGAAGAATCTGGAGGGGAGAGTATCAAGTTTGGAGACAAGAGACGCCCACTTGTTGCAAACATAGGAACAGTGAATCAGGGTTTCGGTAGCATCTTGAAACTTTGAAAAAGATTGCGAGGACTAATTCATCTGGGAGTTTCTGGAATTTGGCAGTAAGTCTTGAAGTCCTTCTTAACGTGATTATGGGGTTCTGGGGACTATACGCGTCTTCCCATTTCTTGAAGATGCAAATTGCAGAGAAGCAGAGATCTTTTCTTGTGTGACGGAATGTGTCACAAAGGATTGGAGTTTAACAGCAATGGCAATTTTATAAGACACGTTAAGCATTACAGCCCAAATCCCTGATTTTATAAAGATGAGACAAGACTGCTCCCTGCGGACCTGCGGTTAGTTCAAAGTCAAGCTATCCTATTAGCTGACAGCCCTGGCTAACAAGTATAAATCCCACATCTCGTTCCGTTCTTAGAGATCATCTAGCGACTTGCACCAGCATGGAATTTTAGGGAACAGCTAATATTTGATAAAGGAAGCTCAAACATAATCTTATAGGCAAAAAAGTGCCATCTTCCCCTGCTTTTGCTGCAATAGTGAGGCAGTAAAACACGGTGTTGCCGAAGCAGTGGCAAGTGataatttatcatgttttagCCTTTGGCAACCAAGATGGTTTATAAGCAGTAAGCAGATTGCTCTAGCATCAGACTAAACTCATCGACTCTTCCTTTATCTGCACCTAGACGGATTATTGCTAATCTTTTAGCCCTCACACAGAATTTTGAGCTTGCTCTCGGTCAGTTTTCCCCTACCGAGACCAGTAAGTTTGCATATCAGTTACACTGTATAGGTATTCAGATTCCGATGCAAATCGACTTGGAAGCAGATTGTGAATCCAATGCTCCACAGGATTAGTATTTCTTCTTCCAATCTGTAAAATTCGTTCGTATATGTATACATATATCGGTGGTTTAGTTCAATGAGATGCTGAATTCTCTATCAAAGTTGAATACCATTCACATCGGAAGTTACAATCTTCCACACCCTTACAATTTATTACACTTCAATCaatgaactaaataaaaaaacatgcttgTAATGTTATTAAGGAAACAACTATTTCATAACACGGTCCATTACACTTTCATCATCAGACTAAATTCAAACACAGTTGTAACAATTAAAGATACACCATTTAACTAAAGCAGTATTTTCTAACTTTAGGCAGTAAAGCAAACCCTATAACTTACCATTATACTCTCGAACTACTGTCAGAAGAAATCTgcattttcatggtttttcatCAACATCCTCATCAAAAGCACGCAGCAACTCATCCACATCTGTCTTCTTTACAATTGATTGCTTCATGTTGCATCTCTCTCCTTCCCATTTATGAATAAGCCACAACTTCTCTCCAAGCCGATAATTATTCTCCTCATGCTTCTTAAGCCAACATATAAGATTCTGCGGATTCTTCAGCCAGCTCTCGTTCAGTCTCTCATTCAGTCTCGTACTTGAATTCAAAGTACGAAACTTGGCCAACTGTCCAGATTCCATAAACACATTCCCACCTGATCTATACAACTCCTTATGTTTTGGTATATATCGTTCTAATCCATAACCCAGTAACCCAGCACTCAAAATCACCACACTTTTCAACGATTTAGGCCGATAACATaatattacaagaaaaaaggaCAACATCAGAGGATTCTTGACATTTAGAATATCCAATGCTTCTGATTCAGGTAATAACATCCCCTCATCATCACTTGACAACAACCCAACCTCAAATGCCATGCACACTTGAGTGTGCATTTCATCGTTCATATCCATTGCCTTCAGCTGGAACTTGAAGCCATGGGTGCGAGCTATTCCAGAATACCAAGGGACTAGTGAAGGGCAAAGGCAGAGCTCGATTTTGAGAGAGATCGTATTAGCAAACACTTTCATGAGGGCAGGAATTGCTGATTGTGGAATGTGATAATGTGATTTCCAGCATGGGAGATAATCGCCTGCTGTGCCCGGATACGAGAATCTAAGGGAGACTGAGTCAACTTTGGAGACAAGGAATTGCAAATGCTTGCAAACTGCCGAGCAACAAATAAGGGTTTTAGGGTCTCCTGTTTTTTTCAGGATGGATACAATCAATTCATCAGGTAATTGAATGAATCTGCATGATACATCCGAAATACAGCCTTTCTTGGTCAATTTGGACACCGACATTTTCTTCGAAAGATGGGATTCAAAGGTTTCAACTGAAATTAAACAGGATTAAGTTTTAGTCAAAAACTAAATACGGTTAGTATGGCTTCAATagcctcaaaaaaaaaaagtaaagagtttttccaaacataaacaaattaattgaacAATAATGACTAACTATTACATTGATTATCTAAGATTTATACTTATCAACAATCTATAAGTTTCTgagttacttttaaaattaagagcAAGAATAGATACACTTGACCCCaccaaccaacaaaaaaaaaagaaagattcagaTGTAGTAAACAATATTGAAACCCTAACTTGAGATAGAAAATGCAAACCCTAACCTGTGATTAGTAATCTGTGAGCTCTGAGATTAGGGTTTGGATGGGAGAGATCAGAGCATCGGTAAGTTTCGAGCAGGGTGACGACAGAACCAAACAGACAGAACACAATCTCGTTTGCTTTGCTTACATGGAATGGAAGTCAATCCACACCTACTCACTGCCTTAAAAACATGTTAGAAAACACGTGGCAAGCACCCGTTTCACTTGGTTATAGAGTTAAATACAATTTAGTCCCTCTAATTTAACAAAACTAATTAACTATTCTTTATAACCCTGGATTTTtcgatttattttaatttagttcttcCACCAAATGTATGTTTTATGACCGCATTTGAGTTATAATTCCAGAgctattttttacaaataaccACCTTTTAGGCCACTCATCAACTCGagatttaatctaaattaaattttaaattaaactaagtAGAAGTTAGCATGGTATAACCCAATTaaaatctagtttaattttttaaaaaaaattccccaaataacattttgatttcttaataaaatattaaaacatcagTGTTTTGAATTGGTTTTCAAATCACTTTAAATTGGGTTAACTTGTCCAACCTGCTAGGCTGGATTTACtaacattata from the Populus nigra chromosome 1, ddPopNigr1.1, whole genome shotgun sequence genome contains:
- the LOC133698389 gene encoding uncharacterized protein LOC133698389, with product MSVSKLTKKGCISDVSCRFIQLPDELIVSILKKTGDPKTLICCSAVCKHLQFLVSKVDSVSLRFSYPGTAGDYLPCWKSHYHIPQSAIPALMKVFANTISLKIELCLCPSLVPWYSGIARTHGFKFQLKAMDMNDEMHTQVCMAFEVGLLSSDDEGMLLPESEALDILNVKNPLMLSFFLVILCYRPKSLKSVVILSAGLLGYGLERYIPKHKELYRSGGNVFMESGQLAKFRTLNSSTRLNERLNESWLKNPQNLICWLKKHEENNYRLGEKLWLIHKWEGERCNMKQSIVKKTDVDELLRAFDEDVDEKP